From the Lolium rigidum isolate FL_2022 chromosome 2, APGP_CSIRO_Lrig_0.1, whole genome shotgun sequence genome, one window contains:
- the LOC124689590 gene encoding phospholipase D delta-like: protein MSSTLADDDEPLVLLHGDLDLTIHEARGLPNMDVLSTLLRRLCIRRSLATRSVPAGDAETDADSPLHRRQPHGHRILPTSDPYAVVALSPPHTTLARTHVFRNSEAPDWSARVRIALAHVASRLVFQVRDSDPFGSDLMGAAHIPAAALLHGQPIVGEWLQLLRPDGRGPPKPGSAIRVSAAFTPAFPLYSRRRHHGVPAYFPERRGCEVKLYQDAHVSAVDVPSSFERARCWEDVCMAVLGAQKLVYVAGWAVGAKVRLLREDMSPAMAEKAAEVRALAGVAVETMTLGELLKYKSQEGVRVCLLVSEHHSFFLSTGGGMQTSGEDTKKFFKHSSVICVLSHRYPKGKLNMAKQKVVGTPYAHNQKCILVDTPASEATRRITAFLGGLDLAAGCYDTPSHRLFGDLNTVFRGDLHNPTLGDTDANDGPRQPWHDMHCRIDGAAAYDVLENFEQRWRKATAKHNHWKDDTLIKLKRIPWILSPAAGAAADALRVLPEDDHRCWHAQVFRSVDSGSVKGFPRSWETEDMAARHLLCDKGLVVEQSIHTAYVAAIRAADRFVYLETERFVGSSYAWPPSCRHPGAGNLVPMEIALKVASKISAGEAFAAYVVLPMWPAAEGPPGSAPAQEALFWQAQTMRMMYEVVEEAVTAAGLAGRAHPQDYLSFYCLGNREPAPPPLHGWTSETAAALARRHGRFMVYVHSKGMIVDDEYVLLGSANVNQRSLSGFRDTEIAVGAHQPHHTGAGGRRPHGQVHAYRMSLWEEHMGGLALPEMETPQSPECVRLVNRVARQNWERYVYEGEEVEKMQMQGYLMRYPVEVSADGKVGSLPGQEFFPDVGGKVLGSTNKLPDHLTM from the exons ATGTCGTCCAcgctcgccgacgacgacgagcctCTCGTCCTCCTTCACGGCGACCTGGACCTGACCATCCACGAGGCGCGAGGCCTCCCCAACATGGACGTCCTCtccacgctcctccgccgcctctgcaTCCGCCGCAGCCTCGCCACCCGCTCCGTCCCTGCCGGCGACGCCGAGACCGACGCCGACAGCCCGCTCCACCGCCGCCAGCCGCACGGCCACCGCATCCTCCCCACCTCCGACCCATACGCCGTCGTCGCGCTGTCGCCGCCGCACACCACGCTCGCCCGCACCCACGTCTTCCGCAACTCCGAGGCGCCCGACTGGTCGGCGCGCGTCCGCATCGCGCTCGCGCACGTCGCCTCGCGGCTCGTGTTCCAGGTCCGGGACTCCGACCCCTTCGGCTCCGACCTCATGGGCGCCGCCCacatccccgccgccgccctcctccacggCCAGCCCATCGTCGGCGAGTGGCTCCAGCTGCTCCGCCCCGACGGCCGCGGCCCGCCCAAGCCCGGATCCGCCATCCGCGTCTCCGCCGCCTTCACCCCAGCGTTTCCCTTGTACTCCCGTCGTCGGCACCACGGCGTGCCCGCGTACTTCCCGGAGCGGCGCGGCTGCGAGGTGAAGCTGTACCAGGATGCGCACGTGTCAGCCGTCGATGTGCCGTCCTCGTTCGAGCGTGCGCGGTGCTGGGAGGACGTGTGCATGGCGGTGCTGGGGGCTCAGAAGCTGGTGTACGTCGCAGGGTGGGCTGTGGGCGCCAAGGTCAGGCTTCTGCGGGAGGACATGTCGCCGGCCATGGCGGAGAAGGCGGCCGAGGTCAGGGCGCTGGCCGGCGTGGCGGTGGAGACCATGACGCTGGGAGAGCTCCTCAAGTACAAGTCGCAGGAGGGCGTTCGCGTCTGCCTCCTCGTTTCTGAACATCACAGCTTCTTCCTAAGCACG GGAGGTGGGATGCAAACTAGTGGCGAAGACACGAAGAAGTTCTTCAAGCACTCTTCGGTGATTTGCGTTCTCTCACATCGCTACCCTAAAGGCAAGCTCAACATGGCCAAGCAGAAG GTGGTGGGCACGCCATACGCGCACAACCAGAAGTGCATACTCGTGGACACGCCGGCGTCCGAGGCCACCCGTCGGATCACGGCCTTCCTAGGCGGCCTCGACCTCGCTGCCGGCTGCTACGACACCCCGTCCCACAGGCTCTTCGGCGACCTGAACACCGTCTTCCGCGGTGACCTCCACAACCCCACCCTCGGCGACACCGATGCGAACGACGGACCCAGGcagccatggcacgacatgcattGTCGGATCGACGGCGCCGCCGCGTACGATGTCTTGGAGAACTTCGAGCAGCGGTGGCGGAAGGCTACCGCCAAGCACAATCATTGGAAGGACGACACCCTGATAAAGCTGAAACGCATCCCCTGGATCCTCAGCCCCGCCGCAggagccgccgccgacgcgctgcGCGTCCTGCCGGAGGATGACCACCGGTGCTGGCACGCGCAGGTGTTCCGGTCGGTAGACTCCGGGTCGGTGAAGGGGTTTCCGCGTTCCTGGGAGACGGAGGACATGGCGGCACGGCACCTGCTCTGTGACAAGGGCCTGGTGGTGGAGCAGAGCATCCACACGGCGTACGTTGCGGCGATCCGCGCCGCCGACCGGTTCGTGTATCTCGAGACCGAGCGGTTCGTGGGGTCGTCGTACGCGTGGCCACCGTCGTGCCGGCACCCGGGCGCTGGCAACCTGGTGCCGATGGAGATCGCGTTGAAGGTGGCGAGCAAGATCAGCGCCGGCGAGGCGTTCGCTGCGTACGTGGTGCTGCCGATGTGGCCGGCTGCGGAGGGGCCGCCGGGGTCGGCGCCGGCGCAAGAGGCCCTCTTCTGGCAGGCACAAACGATGCGGATGATGTACGAGGTGGTCGAGGAGGCGGTCACCGCGGCGGGGCTCGCTGGCAGAGCGCACCCGCAGGACTACCTCAGCTTCTACTGCCTAGGCAACCGCGAACCGGCACCGCCGCCGTTGCACGGATGGACGTCGGAGACGGCAGCGGCGCTGGCGCGGAGGCACGGGCGGTTCATGGTGTACGTGCACTCCAAGGGGATGATCGTGGACGACGAATACGTGCTCCTTGGCTCCGCCAACGTCAACCAGCGGTCCCTCTCCGGCTTCCGTGACACAGAGATCGCCGTCGGCGCACACCAGCCGCACCACACCGGCGCTGGGGGCCGGCGGCCGCACGGGCAGGTGCATGCGTACAGGATGTCTCTGTGGGAGGAGCACATGGGCGGGTTGGCTCTGCCGGAGATGGAGACACCGCAGTCGCCGGAGTGCGTGCGGCTGGTGAACCGGGTGGCGCGGCAGAACTGGGAGAGATACGTGTACGAGGGGGAGGAGGTGGAGAAGATGCAGATGCAGGGGTACCTTATGAGGTACCCGGTGGAGGTGAGCGCCGACGGCAAGGTCGGGTCGCTGCCGGGACAAGAGTTCTTCCCCGACGTCGGCGGCAAGGTCCTCGGCTCCACCAACAAGCTCCCCGATCACCTCACCATGTAG